The nucleotide sequence tgcaatttttaaagagtagtggactgaaatgcaattctggaaattgtttgatggactaaaatgcaataaaaataaaattggactaaaattagtaaattggacaaaacgtaaagtgaaaccaaaaaataaaatcaacaaaagcactaaaacgaaccaattactgacatgaggtattttaaaatacctccctgccgaaattttgacaagaaaagaccaaaatgcccctagggactaaactgactcgaattgactcagatgcaatttttgaaatgatttttaaacaaagactcaacaatgatttgtacagacaaattaaaaagactcagaggcacacacagggactaaaatgggttccactgcaggaaatgaccaaaatacccttttgtatgattttttgaaataaaatgcaagaaaagtaatgcgacgcttcagagagttcttaaatgacttgtaatgcaagaaaagacagacagaggcagtaaaatgtgttaaaaaaaaaagagtaaagattcagagaaaaaataacagagaatttgacaagtatcagtgttaaaaagaaatttgaacgagtatttttaggtccaaaatcagggtataacatatatatatatatatatatatatatatatatatatatatatatatatatatactctatttttttttaagaagttaagtTAGCCCATCTAAATTGGCACCGAAGAGAATCGAACCTCAGATTttaaggaggagcacactctcagACCCTAAGTCAAAACCACTAGACCAACCCAAATGAGTTgataatcaaatatattaatagTCAAAATTGAATATTGTCATATGTGAAATGGTTGACTGCGAAATGTATTAAGGAACAGAGAGAGTACTATTTAGACACAcatcaacaacgacgacaatCAAGTGTTATTCCACTAAGTGGAGTCGGCTATATGAATCAAACGAcgtcatagtgttctatcaaaaTTCATGCTTTCTCAAACTCATTTATCTCTAAATATTTCATAATAGTTTCTCTTGTTGTTTTTCTAGGTTACCTTTAGTGACATAACTCCTCATCCACGTGTATTTTATTTACATGCCCAAACCAACTTATTCGAGTTTCTACCATCTTTCCGACGGTATATgctaccccaactctctctctctctctctctctctcccctcaCTCCCTCCCTCccccctccccccccccccccttctctctctctctcccccttcctccctccctccctctctatTATGCTTACTTTATGTTCGTGTTTGTTATTTACCGTCCAACACGCGATCCCGTACAACATCGTCGTTTGATAAAATTTTCCCTTAACTTAAGTGGTACTTTCacattgcataaaattaaacacCTAATGCACTCCCCCATTTCAACCACTCAAATTGGATTCGATTATTTACATGTCCTTCTatttctatgttgttttgtaCTCCCTCCGCTTCAAAACGAATGTCGTTTAAGGTtgttacacacatattaagaaatgtaataatGTTGTCCAAAGACAGGACACTTTTACTAAAATAGTCTTGTTAACTAATGGTGCACATCCCATCATTATATATTAAAGTAGAaaataatactccatccgtctctaAGTAATAATCATTTAAGGTTTATGCATGattattaaagaaatgattaattgtgttgattttgatgacaatattaatatcatttacaaAAACACCcatattaattgtagttagtggagtatttaagtttgatgaaattcaataaataagggtataataataaaaataataataaatattgcatcggtattttaaagtgacaattattttaagaaaaaaatgggtaaagagacaattattgtgaaacggatggagtaatttAGAAGTTGTgtgcataataataattaagggtgctattgaaaaaagtaattaatagtaCATTGAAATGTAATTTAGAAGTTGTGTGCATAATAATAATtggacattcattttaaaacaagttATTTTTGCTAGAGATGGCATTTATTTTGAAACCGAGGAAATACTACAAACCAACGATATTGTCAACTCCTCGATAGtttaaaaagtgttattttcaacttaaaacTTTATTGTTTTATCTTCCTTAATAAGTGCTCCAGGACACCGGTTAACATGATATttatatctttaactttttGGTTGAAGTTTATATCTTTAACTTTTCTCTTGAGctctaaaatgaattatatttatctctcaaaaacaaaatgcctaggacaaaaaatattgagttcagagtaaaacaaagGATCATAATTATGCAAGGACCCAGAAAAAAATCTAGCACATTCTACATGGGATAGAAATAATACTTTTAAAACTTGAAGGgatgaaaatcattttttttatggagattaaaactaaatttggtatttttatagagataaaatagtatatttaatctttttataaaaaatacaagtcttaaatttttttatcggTTACACATGACTGTAATGAAATTCAATTCGCACAGTCTATCAATATTATTGGATTTTATTGTCTACATTTTTCAAATTCTAATCAAAGTATGTCCTATTATTAATTGCTGttttccataaaataaaataaaaaaacaaaggaaaaaaaaaaaagagtaatgtgTTAATGTCCTCACATTTCTGAATGTTGCCCTTGTTTCTTTTGCCCTCATCCataaatagtatttttattttcactttcaGATTTTGACTCAAGTCACAAGGAAGaacagaagaaaagaaaatcaatggAAATTTTAACTTCTATTGTTGGAAAAATAACAGAATATACCGTTGAGCCTATTGTACGTCAAGCAAATCACTTGATATTCTACAAAGGTAACttcaagaaattaaaagataGTGTTGAACACCTTGAGGATACAAGAGAAAGAATAATCCATAAGGTTGAAAGTGAAACCCGAAATGGTAAAGTAATTGAAAAAGATGTTACAGATTGGTTGGTGAAAGTGGACAAGGTCATTGAAAAGGCAAAATGGCTTCAAAACGATCCTCGTCATCCCAATGTTAGGTGCTCAGCATGGTCATTCCCCAACTTGATTTTACGTCATCAACTAAGTAGGAAAgctacaaaaattaaaaacgatGTTGTTCAAGTTCAAAGTCAGGAGAGTTTTGATCAAATTGGCTACCTTCCCCCTCTAGATGTAGTAGCCTCATTCCCAACAAGAGATGATGAAAAGTACGACACAAGGGAGTTGCTTAAGGAAGACATTGTCCAGGCTTTAGCAGATCTTAATTCACACAACATTGGGGTCTATGGGTTGGGTAGAGTGGGGAAGACCACTCTGGTGGAGAAAGTTGCTCAAATAGCCAAGGAAAATAAATTGTTCGATAAAGTGGTTAAGGCAGAAGTATCGAAAAAACTAGACATTAGAAGAATTCAAGGGGAGATTGCAGATTTCTTGGGTCTGCGATTTGAAGAGGAGAGTAATCGTGGCAGAGCAGAACGCCTTAGACAAAGAATCAAGATGGAGAAAAGTATCCTTATCATTCTAGATAACATATGGACCATACTTGATTTGAAAGAAGTGGGGATACCAGCTGGTGATGAACATAATGGTTGCAAATTGTTGATGACAAGTAGAAATCAAGATGTGTTGCTGCAAATGGATGTTCCAAAGGATTTCACTTTCAAAGTTGAACTTATGAGTGAAAACGAGACATGGAGCTTGTTTCAATTTATGGCAGGGGATGTGGTTAAAGATAGAACTTTGAAAGATGTAGCATATCAAGTTGCCCAAAAATGTGAAGGTTTGCCTCTTAGGGTAGTGACAGTAGCGCGTGCAATGATAAATAAGAGGGATGTTGAATCTTGGAAAGATGCATTAAGGAAATTACAAAGTAATGATCATACAGAGATGGAGCCTGGAACTTATTCTGCTTTGGAATTGAGTTACAACTCATTGGAGAGTGATGAAATGAGGGATCTCTTCTTGCTTTTTGCATTAATGCTAGGTAATGATATAGAGTACTTTCTCAAAGTTGCAATGGGGTTGGACATATTGAAGCATGTTAAAGCCATGGATGATGCAAGAAACAGACTTTACTCAATAATAAAATCTTTGGAGGCGAGATGTCTTTTGCTTGAAGTTAAAACAGACAGAAATATCCAAATGCATGACTTTGTTTGTGATTTTGCTATCTCCATAACACGTAGGGATAAACATGTACTTCTAAGAGAACAATCTGATGAGGAATGGCCAACCaaggatttttttaaaaggtgcACACAGATCTTTCTCAATGAGTGATATATTCATGAGCTTCCTCAAACGATTGATTGTCCAAACATTAAGCTTTTCTGGTTGTGCAGTAAGAATAAATCATTAGAAATCCCGGATACTTTTTTTGAGGGTATGAAAAGCCTTAGAGTGCTAGATTTATCATGTCTGCACTTGTCATCATTACCCACATCATTTCGGTTACTAACAGAACTTCAAACATTGTGTTTGGATTTTTGTATTTTGGAAAATATGGATGCAATAGAAGCTTTGCAAAATTTAGAAATTCTTAGACTCTGGAATTCTTCAATGATCAAGTTGCCAAGAGAAATAGAGAAATTGACTCAATTGAGAATGCTTGATTTGAGCCGTTCAGGAATAGAAGTAGTCCCACCCAACATCATATCAAGCTTGACTAAATTGGAGGAGTTGTACATGGGTAATACCTCTATTAATTGGAAAGATGTGAGTTCAACGGTTCATAATGAAAATGCTAGTCTTGCCGAACTTCGAAAACTACCCAAATTGACAGCTCTAGAATTACAAATTCGTGAGACTTCGAAAACTATCCAAATTGACTTGCAATTGGTGTTTGAGAAGctggaaagatataaaatagctATTGGAGATGTATGGGACTGGTCTGACATTGAAGATGGAACCTTAAAAACATTGATGCTCAAACTTGGTACAAACATACCTTTGGAGCATGGGATTAAAACATTGATTAAAGGTGTTGAGAATTTGTACTTGGATGATGTAAATGGAATTCAGAATGTGCTTTATCAACTAAATGGGGAAGGATTTCCATTTCTGAAACATCTCCACGTCCAAAATAATGCAAACTTGAAGCACATTGTTGACTCTAAAGAGAGGAATCGAATCCATGTGTCCTTTCCCATCTGGGAAACACTTAAACTTCTTAATCTTAAAAACTTGGAGCATATATGTCATGGTcaatgtaacagcccgatttttagctagatttattttaattacttttaattgtgtttgtgtgtgattatttatgcttgtgtgtattaattgtcgtcgggtgcatttacgtggattaccgtattagaagggtattttagtcatttgacgggtaaggctaaaatggtaattttggtgagaattattttaatagttagTGAGAacctttattttactaagttactagtgtagtgattagattttaccgttagtgacattttaccgttattaattaaaatatcgtttggagtgtagtaatatttttgttttgaatagaaatgggttaagcccactagaaactaagttaagcccattagtagagataacactagggttgtgttaggagaaccaattcattcatttcacaaacatttctagagagaggtagagagagaaagaggtgaagagaagagaaaaagggttttagagagaagaacttgaagaatccaattgggtaagcttaggagctaaattgaagcaagagtttgggttaatcttattctaaggtaagggggttagttattatcataatcatgtacaatttttgcattttctcatgttgtatgaaaatgggttgatgaacaattgtggctaaattcgtgctcttgttgtaatgttattttcttgtgcatgaattgatgattatggtatgtttgtgggtgaaattacatgtttcaaagtatgtataaatgttaagttatgaaattatacttaattgatgaaatttgatatgttttggtTGAAATGAGAGGTAAATCAtatgtaattgatgttgttgttgctgagataTGTTGTTGAGTATGATTTgaggcttgggtgttcatataccataattgttgatgagaaataagatgttattggtggttttgtgaaattggtgaagttgagttaagtgttcatgtgaaggaccaaattgaactttgatatttatggttgttgactgaaattttgttattgttggatggattgaacctaggagaatttctgttttcatgttgtggttatgttagttgagttgtttgggagaaaacgggtttttcgtgtgaaatgtcgatgtttatgcgttttcgccaataagtgattatgtgaggttttggaaaatgacttttgggatggttgaaacatgaaatttttgtaaattatgatagtgccaagtgttaggagcatgtaggcgaaaacggcatcgaaaacggattaacggtttgattttttatgcgcgaaaacgtagaagttgaattttgcatagtctgctactgtcaaaatcatgaagcgatcttacaAATCGTGGggtgattttgacagaaacaacaaattttctgcATAGCCTGATGCTGTcgaatcatgaagcgatttcgcaaatcatgaggcgattttgacagcagcatcaaatttttctactcagtctgatgctgtcaaaatcatgaagcgatcttacgagtcatgaagcgattttggcagcctagaaaccttaaaaatgcaattttctttgatccaattacttccaaacttcttcctaagtgtagggactttatcctaattaTCTAGTgatgtttttatggaagaaatagCTTTGTATTAAGGGCTTAGTGAGTCCTTGTGTTTTCTTGACTTTAATGAGACAATTATGATATGAtctttgcaaaacttgaatttaagtgagttggcctatgaaacgttga is from Medicago truncatula cultivar Jemalong A17 chromosome 1, MtrunA17r5.0-ANR, whole genome shotgun sequence and encodes:
- the LOC25482792 gene encoding disease resistance protein At4g27190, with the translated sequence MEILTSIVGKITEYTVEPIVRQANHLIFYKGNFKKLKDSVEHLEDTRERIIHKVESETRNGKVIEKDVTDWLVKVDKVIEKAKWLQNDPRHPNVRCSAWSFPNLILRHQLSRKATKIKNDVVQVQSQESFDQIGYLPPLDVVASFPTRDDEKYDTRELLKEDIVQALADLNSHNIGVYGLGRVGKTTLVEKVAQIAKENKLFDKVVKAEVSKKLDIRRIQGEIADFLGLRFEEESNRGRAERLRQRIKMEKSILIILDNIWTILDLKEVGIPAGDEHNGCKLLMTSRNQDVLLQMDVPKDFTFKVELMSENETWSLFQFMAGDVVKDRTLKDVAYQVAQKCEGLPLRVVTVARAMINKRDVESWKDALRKLQSNDHTEMEPGTYSALELSYNSLESDEMRDLFLLFALMLGNDIEYFLKVAMGLDILKHVKAMDDARNRLYSIIKSLEARCLLLEVKTDRNIQMHDFVCDFAISITRRDKHVLLREQSDEEWPTKDFFKRCTQIFLNE